One Nicotiana tomentosiformis chromosome 4, ASM39032v3, whole genome shotgun sequence genomic window carries:
- the LOC138909660 gene encoding uncharacterized protein: MAKIYFEIGGDINLKQAFVSSLPKLLASRTMTIIEEKFQSITIPQVGYIRQAIFIALEDISREEINALVVFPQVELKVNSSKWDKPTRVIAFIDTGAACSLMNPIVLPEDQWVSHYMDFNIASNGIMTTTVITNHPVTIELFPRLKYRTKLIGSDVPGKDLIVGFVIFRQLKDQLQIRANEITFKKQFKPYSEIPRLFQISNDEQIKEIEQNLIEHSCAESHKDFMKKGKCPLWKNEEFFYQDPFQEE, translated from the exons atggcaaaaatataCTTTGAAATCGGTGGAGACATCAACTTAAAGCAAGCCTTTGTCTCTTCCCTTCCAAAGTTGTTAGCAAGCCGAACCATGACCATCATTGAAGAAAAGTTTCAATCAATAACAATCCCACAAGTAGGCTACATAAGGCAAGCTATTTTCATCGCATTAGAAGACATTT CCCGAGAGGAGATCAACGCTCTCGTAGTCTTCCCTCAAGTAGAACTCAAGGTTAATTCATCCAAATGGGATAAACCAACTCGAGTTATTGCTTTCATTGACACTGGAGCTGCTTGTTCACTCATGAATCCTATTGTTCTCCCTGAAGATCAATGGGTGTCACACTATATGGATTTTAACATTGCATCAAATGGAATCATGACTACCAccgtcatcacaaatcatccggTCACAATTGAGCTCTTTCCAAGATTGAAATATAGAACCAAGCTGATCGGGTCTGATGTACCAGGAAAAGATCTTATCGTTGGATTCGTCATTTTCAGACAACTGAAAGATCAACTCCAGATCAGGGCTAACGAGATAACCTTTAAGAAGCAGTTCAAACCTTATTCTGAGATTCCAAGGCTATTCCAAATCAGCAACGACGAACAAATCAAAGAGATTGAGCAAAATCTCATTGAGCATTCATGTGCTGAATCCCATAAGGATTTCATGAAGAAAGGAAAATGCCCGTTATGGAAAAACGAAGAGTTTTTTTATCAAGATCCCTTTCAAGAAGAATGA